In a single window of the Paenibacillus sp. MMS20-IR301 genome:
- a CDS encoding transglutaminase domain-containing protein yields the protein MQQARADLAAPDFGPNVLVFDPAMPGRDIQEMCDRVFAEQERAEFGRNRCALLFKPGVYDARIRIGFYTQAAGLGESPDQVRITGGGINCDADWMNGLALINFWRSAEGIATEPVPGEAAKWTVSQAAPYRRMHVLGDLELFDHAEKNYASGGFMADTAVDGSVNSGPQQQFYLRNSQWSEWHSSQWNNVFQGCVNPPESAGWPSPPNTVLSRVPVVREKPYLYIASDGRYYVKVPQLRAAAAGITWSGGATEGKSLELGHFYIAKAGQDTAKTLNRELAAGRHLLLTPGIYGLEEPVRVEHANTVVLGLGLATLVPEHGATAMQIADVDGVIIAGLLFDAGTEGSGSLLEVGPPGCTGRHSANPASLHDLFFRVGGAGGGRAEVCLTINSSDVIGDHFWLWRADHGEGVGWERNTSDNGIIINGDHVTIYGLFVEHFQKYQTVWNGDYGRLFFYQSEIPYDVPDQASWMNGGVNGFASYKVSDTVTRHEAHGLGIYSFFNAGPHIRLHSAIEAPASPEVRFTHMVDVFLNGNGEITRMVNGLGATACEGSRVHYLAEA from the coding sequence ATGCAGCAGGCTAGAGCGGACTTGGCAGCACCTGATTTTGGGCCAAATGTACTTGTATTTGATCCCGCCATGCCCGGCAGGGACATTCAAGAGATGTGTGACCGGGTATTTGCAGAGCAGGAACGGGCGGAGTTTGGAAGGAACCGCTGTGCGTTACTGTTCAAACCCGGTGTATATGATGCTAGAATCCGGATCGGATTCTATACACAGGCGGCGGGGCTAGGCGAATCGCCGGACCAGGTACGGATTACTGGAGGCGGCATTAACTGCGATGCAGATTGGATGAACGGCCTGGCGCTGATTAACTTCTGGCGCTCCGCCGAAGGGATTGCTACAGAGCCGGTGCCGGGTGAGGCGGCGAAATGGACAGTATCCCAGGCAGCCCCGTACCGCAGAATGCATGTGCTTGGAGATCTGGAGCTGTTCGACCATGCCGAGAAAAACTATGCCAGCGGAGGGTTCATGGCGGATACAGCGGTGGATGGATCGGTCAACTCCGGCCCGCAGCAGCAGTTCTATCTGCGCAATTCACAGTGGAGCGAGTGGCATAGCTCCCAATGGAATAATGTGTTTCAGGGCTGCGTGAATCCGCCGGAATCCGCAGGCTGGCCCAGTCCGCCCAATACCGTGCTCTCCCGGGTGCCCGTGGTCAGAGAGAAGCCGTATCTGTATATCGCCAGCGATGGCCGTTATTATGTGAAGGTTCCGCAGCTGCGTGCAGCTGCGGCCGGAATTACCTGGTCCGGAGGAGCCACCGAAGGCAAGTCACTGGAGCTCGGCCATTTCTATATTGCCAAGGCTGGCCAGGATACGGCAAAGACGCTGAACCGCGAGCTTGCCGCCGGCAGGCATCTGCTGCTGACACCGGGAATTTATGGCCTTGAAGAGCCGGTCCGCGTGGAGCATGCAAATACAGTGGTACTCGGTTTGGGCCTGGCTACGCTGGTGCCTGAGCATGGGGCAACAGCTATGCAGATTGCAGATGTAGACGGGGTAATTATCGCCGGACTGTTATTTGACGCCGGAACGGAGGGTTCCGGGAGTCTGCTGGAGGTGGGGCCGCCCGGCTGCACAGGCCGGCATTCCGCTAATCCGGCTTCGCTGCATGATCTGTTCTTCCGGGTGGGAGGGGCGGGAGGCGGCCGGGCAGAGGTCTGCCTGACAATCAACAGCAGTGATGTAATCGGTGATCATTTCTGGCTCTGGCGGGCCGATCACGGTGAAGGCGTGGGCTGGGAGCGGAATACTTCAGACAACGGGATAATCATTAACGGGGATCATGTTACCATTTACGGGCTGTTCGTGGAACATTTTCAGAAATACCAGACTGTCTGGAACGGGGATTACGGCAGACTTTTCTTTTATCAGAGTGAAATTCCTTATGATGTGCCTGATCAGGCCAGCTGGATGAACGGGGGAGTGAACGGCTTTGCCTCCTATAAAGTAAGTGATACAGTGACCCGGCATGAGGCCCATGGTCTCGGGATTTATTCCTTCTTCAATGCCGGGCCCCATATCAGGCTGCACAGTGCGATAGAAGCACCGGCTTCGCCAGAGGTACGCTTCACGCATATGGTGGATGTGTTCCTGAACGGTAACGGGGAGATTACCCGTATGGTGAACGGGCTTGGAGCCACAGCCTGCGAAGGTTCAAGGGTCCACTATCTCGCTGAGGCTTGA
- a CDS encoding TetR/AcrR family transcriptional regulator: MIKKQIKEAAILHFNRFGYEAAKMAQIAEEAGIRKQSLSYHYPSKKALLEELFTGVVQEEQQFVIRYFEAAQGKMIEQQLYGFLNELKNRFLTLPNVSFMHITSFIAPLEIQDFVLGQFRQYVGTVKEELCRIFRQGDSFRFTPEECALAMLTVIDGLEIQLVYETRQSYEAALAIIWDTFWKGIH; the protein is encoded by the coding sequence TTGATTAAAAAGCAGATTAAAGAAGCCGCCATCCTGCATTTCAACCGCTTCGGATATGAAGCTGCCAAGATGGCGCAAATTGCCGAGGAGGCCGGCATCCGCAAGCAGTCGCTGTCCTATCACTATCCTTCCAAAAAAGCGCTGCTGGAGGAATTATTCACCGGAGTCGTTCAGGAGGAGCAGCAGTTTGTTATCCGTTATTTCGAGGCCGCGCAGGGCAAAATGATCGAGCAGCAGCTCTACGGTTTTCTGAATGAGCTCAAAAACCGGTTCCTGACCCTGCCGAATGTATCTTTTATGCATATTACTTCCTTCATTGCCCCCCTGGAAATCCAGGACTTCGTGCTCGGGCAGTTCCGGCAGTATGTGGGGACGGTTAAGGAGGAATTATGCAGGATATTCCGGCAGGGCGATTCTTTCCGCTTCACACCGGAAGAGTGTGCCCTGGCGATGCTGACGGTAATCGACGGACTGGAAATCCAGCTCGTCTATGAAACCAGGCAATCCTATGAGGCAGCGCTGGCCATTATCTGGGATACCTTCTGGAAGGGCATCCACTAG
- a CDS encoding Na+/H+ antiporter NhaC family protein: MEGLVIGWYGALAGLAIAIILILRKLNPVYALFLGAILGALIGGANLEQTVSVLVSGTQSVMGTVLRVLAAGVLAGVMMESGAAEAIAQAIVKKFGGSKAIIALALATMVITAMGVFIPVAVLIVAPIALSVGNKMGISKLALLLALSGGGKAGNIISPNPNTIAAARGFDLDLSHVMLAGLIPAICGLIVTVILASLVKNKGIMVSSEEAATGAESANTAAYPPLGRAVVAPLVAIVLLMINPIGSISGIEALTKLKVDALYILPLAGIIGMLAMGQGNKVLKYTSSGLSKMTATVLILIGAGGIAGLISASDLSVQVVHLIELSGISGTFLAPISGILMAAATASTSTGVIVATGSFGQAILDMGTAPLAAAVMVHTGATVIDSLPQGTYFHVTADAMKMSIKQRMGLIPYEALVGGTMTVVATLVYGFLF; encoded by the coding sequence ATGGAAGGATTAGTTATTGGTTGGTATGGAGCACTGGCGGGGCTGGCAATTGCCATTATCCTGATACTCCGGAAATTGAATCCGGTATACGCATTGTTCCTGGGAGCTATATTAGGGGCACTGATCGGCGGAGCCAATCTCGAACAGACGGTAAGCGTTCTTGTAAGCGGTACACAAAGTGTAATGGGCACGGTACTGCGGGTTCTGGCTGCGGGCGTTCTGGCCGGGGTCATGATGGAATCGGGGGCGGCAGAAGCTATAGCCCAGGCTATCGTTAAGAAGTTCGGCGGCAGTAAGGCGATCATCGCCCTGGCGCTGGCTACGATGGTCATTACGGCAATGGGCGTATTTATTCCGGTAGCGGTGCTGATCGTAGCTCCGATTGCCCTGTCTGTAGGCAACAAAATGGGAATCTCCAAGCTCGCACTGCTGCTGGCCTTGTCCGGCGGGGGGAAGGCCGGGAATATCATCTCCCCGAATCCGAATACCATCGCTGCGGCACGCGGTTTCGACCTGGATTTGAGCCATGTGATGCTGGCTGGTCTGATTCCGGCAATCTGCGGGTTAATTGTAACCGTTATCCTTGCCTCACTGGTGAAGAACAAAGGTATAATGGTTTCCTCAGAGGAAGCCGCAACGGGTGCGGAAAGTGCGAATACAGCAGCTTATCCGCCGCTGGGCCGGGCGGTTGTCGCACCGCTGGTAGCGATTGTGCTGCTGATGATTAACCCGATCGGTTCGATCTCCGGAATTGAAGCGCTCACTAAGCTTAAAGTGGATGCGCTTTATATTCTGCCGCTGGCCGGAATTATCGGGATGCTGGCTATGGGACAAGGGAACAAGGTACTGAAGTACACTTCCTCCGGCCTCAGCAAAATGACGGCGACCGTCCTGATCCTCATCGGCGCCGGCGGGATTGCCGGGCTGATCTCTGCTTCGGATCTGTCGGTCCAGGTGGTTCACCTGATTGAGCTGTCCGGCATTTCCGGCACCTTCCTGGCCCCGATTTCCGGTATACTGATGGCAGCAGCCACCGCTTCTACCTCCACCGGGGTTATCGTTGCCACCGGTTCCTTCGGACAGGCTATCCTTGATATGGGCACCGCTCCGCTGGCTGCAGCCGTTATGGTGCATACCGGTGCTACCGTCATCGACTCCCTGCCGCAGGGCACGTACTTCCATGTAACGGCCGATGCCATGAAGATGTCTATCAAGCAGCGGATGGGGCTCATTCCTTACGAAGCGCTTGTCGGCGGTACAATGACCGTTGTGGCTACGCTGGTTTACGGATTTTTGTTCTAA
- a CDS encoding glycerate kinase has product MRETTFVLAPDSFKESMTAKEVCIAMESGLRKIYPDASYIHVPMADGGEGTVQSLVDASGGEIHYKEVIGPLGQTVTAKYGILGDGGTAAIEMASASGIQLVDKSERNPLITTTYGTGQLILECLDRGIRKIIIGIGGSATNDGGAGMAEALGARFLDAAGALLPRGGGGLGRLAAIDITALDPRLQQVQFIVACDVTNPLCGEHGASAVFGPQKGATPQMVQQLDANLAHYAAVVKEQLDKDVRELPGAGAAGGLGAGLMIFTQATLQKGIEIVIEYTGLQQKLADADYVFTGEGGIDFQTKFGKTPYGVARTAKAAGKPVIALAGYIGEGIETLYSEGIDAIFGIVPGASSLDRLLAEGPANVERTCENIARLLKLKA; this is encoded by the coding sequence ATGAGAGAGACAACCTTTGTACTGGCACCCGATTCCTTTAAAGAGAGTATGACAGCGAAGGAAGTTTGTATTGCAATGGAAAGCGGTCTGCGTAAAATATATCCGGATGCGTCCTATATCCATGTTCCGATGGCGGACGGGGGAGAAGGCACCGTGCAGTCGCTGGTCGACGCCTCCGGCGGAGAGATTCATTATAAGGAAGTTATAGGACCGCTGGGACAGACCGTTACGGCCAAATACGGGATTCTCGGTGACGGGGGAACGGCGGCAATCGAGATGGCTTCGGCCAGCGGCATCCAGCTTGTGGACAAGAGTGAGCGTAATCCGCTCATTACCACAACCTATGGCACAGGGCAGCTGATTCTGGAGTGTCTGGACCGGGGCATCCGCAAAATCATTATCGGCATCGGCGGCAGCGCCACCAATGACGGCGGCGCAGGCATGGCTGAGGCGCTTGGGGCGCGGTTCCTGGATGCAGCGGGTGCGCTGCTTCCGCGCGGCGGCGGCGGCCTGGGCCGGCTGGCTGCAATCGACATCACTGCGCTTGACCCGCGGCTGCAGCAGGTGCAGTTCATCGTTGCCTGCGATGTGACCAATCCGCTCTGCGGGGAGCACGGGGCCTCGGCAGTGTTCGGCCCGCAGAAAGGCGCGACTCCGCAGATGGTACAGCAGCTTGACGCCAATCTGGCCCACTATGCGGCAGTGGTCAAAGAGCAGCTGGATAAGGATGTGCGGGAGCTTCCCGGTGCCGGCGCGGCCGGCGGGCTGGGTGCAGGCCTGATGATTTTCACGCAGGCAACACTGCAGAAGGGGATTGAAATTGTGATTGAGTATACAGGGCTGCAGCAGAAGCTGGCGGATGCCGACTATGTCTTTACCGGTGAAGGCGGCATCGACTTCCAGACCAAATTCGGCAAGACACCGTATGGCGTAGCCCGTACCGCCAAAGCCGCCGGCAAGCCTGTTATTGCCTTGGCCGGGTATATTGGCGAGGGTATTGAAACGCTATATTCCGAAGGCATTGATGCCATCTTCGGTATTGTTCCCGGTGCTTCAAGCCTCGACAGGCTGCTGGCTGAAGGGCCGGCCAATGTAGAGCGGACCTGCGAGAATATCGCCAGACTGCTGAAGCTTAAGGCTTAG
- a CDS encoding sugar diacid recognition domain-containing protein has protein sequence MFQLSEKQAQEIVDKMMMDIPYNINIMNDQGIIIGSGKKERVGTVHKAAVEALATGQMVEVIEDTLYEKKGTNEPIVIGNTRVGVIGISGRPEEVRPFCNIVKTTVSLLIEQRTALENLMSEANRQKAWLEMLLAHQGAYSQKLRKEAAPYKIDLLLKTTVLYLKHFSPEQDQAKLMLMHPSFQLDEETWLMLVQNRPDTSKLAAQLLLQQPKLLIASSRLESSIAEGYRQAKAALNILLALKPAAQAITFDEAEFLVKLSQAKLSDKAGTAMKLDDTADLLETLRSFINHNCSVSQTAEHLNIHRNTLQYRLKRIGGITGKDPRNLLQLFELTYELLALYK, from the coding sequence TTGTTTCAGCTTTCCGAGAAGCAGGCGCAGGAGATCGTGGACAAAATGATGATGGATATCCCTTATAACATCAACATTATGAATGATCAGGGGATTATTATCGGCAGCGGAAAAAAGGAGCGGGTCGGGACCGTTCACAAGGCAGCCGTTGAAGCGCTGGCCACCGGCCAGATGGTAGAGGTAATCGAGGATACCTTGTACGAGAAAAAGGGGACAAACGAGCCGATTGTAATCGGCAACACCCGTGTCGGGGTTATCGGGATTTCCGGCAGACCGGAGGAGGTCCGGCCTTTCTGCAACATTGTAAAAACCACAGTGTCCCTGCTGATTGAACAGCGGACCGCCCTGGAGAATCTTATGAGTGAAGCCAACCGCCAGAAGGCATGGCTGGAAATGCTGCTCGCCCATCAGGGAGCCTACTCCCAGAAGCTGAGAAAGGAAGCTGCACCTTACAAAATCGATCTTCTGCTGAAAACTACAGTGCTGTACCTTAAGCACTTTAGTCCGGAGCAGGATCAGGCCAAGCTGATGCTGATGCATCCTTCCTTCCAGCTCGATGAAGAGACCTGGCTGATGCTGGTCCAGAACCGGCCTGATACCAGCAAGCTGGCCGCGCAGCTGCTGCTGCAGCAGCCGAAGCTGCTTATTGCCTCCAGCAGGCTGGAATCCAGCATCGCCGAGGGCTACCGCCAGGCCAAAGCTGCACTCAATATCCTGCTTGCGCTGAAGCCCGCCGCACAGGCAATCACCTTTGACGAAGCTGAATTCCTTGTAAAGCTCAGCCAGGCCAAGCTGTCGGACAAAGCCGGCACTGCAATGAAGCTGGACGATACCGCCGACCTGCTGGAAACGCTCCGCAGCTTCATCAACCATAATTGCAGCGTCTCGCAAACGGCGGAGCATCTGAATATTCACCGCAACACACTGCAGTACAGGCTGAAGCGGATCGGGGGCATTACCGGCAAGGATCCGCGCAATCTGCTGCAGCTGTTCGAGCTGACTTATGAATTGCTGGCGCTGTATAAGTAG
- a CDS encoding MFS transporter, with protein MRTKAQRNTTTAGLWGRSFIFIMLANALLFMAFEMLLPTLPLFISSIGGEARQIGLVTGIFMFSAILIRPLTGVLAQRIDKKYLLIAGISICMLATGSYYLSSDIYVILLIRFIHGAGFGLASTYFATIAAENIPRERRGEGIGYFGVGETVAISVGPLIGVALLELYSFRGIFMSGAAILLLSLLMALFVSRQPQGTGTRESVKVKLFERRVLFPSLLILLMGLAAGSIMSFVAIYAVEKGFQNVAWFFFTIAAASFLVRLVSGALLDRLGPGYVLIPSALLTMAGLLVLTLSQSELQFIAAGVLYGFGFGAIFPAIQTWCLNLVDEHEHEGAMASFFNFFDLGIGGGSLLFGFIASAFSYTMVYYIGIGVMALFLLFYILFARRQNQGNPAERHKEAIID; from the coding sequence ATGCGTACAAAAGCACAACGAAACACAACCACTGCCGGACTGTGGGGCCGCTCTTTTATTTTCATCATGCTGGCTAATGCACTGTTATTCATGGCGTTTGAAATGCTGCTGCCCACCTTGCCGTTATTCATCTCCAGCATTGGCGGAGAGGCGCGGCAGATCGGCCTGGTTACAGGGATTTTCATGTTCTCCGCCATCCTGATCCGTCCGCTGACCGGGGTGCTCGCCCAGCGGATCGACAAGAAATATCTGCTGATCGCCGGGATCTCTATATGTATGCTGGCAACTGGCTCATACTACCTCTCGTCAGACATTTATGTCATTCTGCTCATCCGGTTTATCCACGGTGCCGGCTTCGGCCTGGCCTCAACCTATTTCGCAACCATCGCTGCCGAGAATATTCCGCGGGAACGCCGCGGTGAGGGAATCGGCTATTTCGGGGTCGGGGAGACGGTTGCGATCTCCGTCGGCCCGCTGATCGGGGTAGCATTGCTGGAGCTGTACAGCTTCCGGGGAATCTTCATGAGCGGAGCGGCTATTCTGCTGCTGTCGCTGCTGATGGCGCTATTCGTATCCAGACAGCCGCAGGGTACAGGCACAAGGGAGAGCGTGAAGGTCAAGCTGTTTGAACGCAGGGTTCTGTTTCCTTCCCTGTTAATTCTGCTGATGGGGCTTGCCGCCGGCTCGATTATGTCCTTTGTAGCTATCTATGCCGTGGAGAAAGGGTTTCAGAATGTGGCCTGGTTCTTTTTCACCATCGCGGCGGCAAGCTTCCTCGTCCGGCTGGTCTCCGGAGCGCTGCTGGACCGGCTTGGCCCCGGCTATGTGCTGATTCCGTCAGCTCTGCTGACTATGGCCGGACTGCTTGTGTTAACCTTGTCGCAGTCTGAGCTTCAATTTATCGCAGCGGGTGTGCTGTACGGGTTCGGCTTCGGGGCTATTTTCCCCGCTATTCAGACATGGTGCCTCAATCTGGTCGATGAGCATGAGCATGAAGGGGCCATGGCCAGCTTCTTCAACTTTTTCGATCTGGGGATCGGCGGCGGCTCACTGCTGTTCGGCTTTATCGCTTCGGCATTTTCCTATACAATGGTTTATTATATCGGCATAGGTGTTATGGCCTTATTCCTGCTGTTCTACATCCTCTTTGCCCGGCGGCAGAACCAGGGAAATCCGGCAGAACGACACAAGGAGGCAATCATTGATTAA